ggcctaattttcaactaagtctgatttaaatttcaggattgggcttggaacatcttattgggccgtgtcttcaagaacttgggcttgtaatccgttctctcccaaaattggcttgttaatgctcataactgagatccaatgcgccttagttgcaagattcggtttcttggaccaagatttccaagatttgaaatcttgattttcttgatttttgaaatcgctcaaaacagtaaaattggaccaagattcggtttcttgattttcttgaaaacaagaaagtgaatcttgattttctttttccttcgtatacgcatctaaggcctttgtgactcgtatcattcccccttcctcaaaaagattcatcctcgaatctgaaaaatcaaatggagataagtcagccacattgaaagtagaacttgtagtccaatcataagcataacaaaacaagtataatgcatgcgaatggacagattcagattaccatgcaaacaagctaatttactcgccaatgcctcgtcaaatatttgaaacaaagatggacatgttttaaggcattcaatcatctcaaattatttccacaaaccatgaataaatcacgagtaataaatcaaatggtaaacgtaatcatcacaagtaggtatttgaaaaggttcacacggttcacagagttgcacaatcataccatgcagtAATCAAcagtctatagattcactcacacatgcattatcaaaaacaagaatctttttatcaaccatcaaaatagatagatcatcactaaataaaataggacagtcaagcacgtttcgatctaagtgttttacaaaaattaaatcatcaacacgatctttgtcactatccgaggagtacaaaagtgtttcaaaagtttcaagcatcttacctttataagcagaagaagaagggtcgattttaccttttccatttaatacaaactttcGCTTATCGatggcatagtgtagtcgaagctctgttgttgagttaacctttgtcaaatggaactcaaacttcatgtacaaccacctaCACTATTTACGGCACGAGTATAAactgaaaacaaatttggcaaattttgttatcttattcaccaaaacagatttgcacaaattcgcggattttacacaaggcaaatcaagagaataacaactcacgcttcctttcgtaatgactttattaaccacaatcgaagaataacaattaatcggatcaaaatgaggggatcttttaagaattaagtcaccaaaagttttatcaataattttcaaatctgcacgggactcggttgataaaatttccttacctcgcttaccttcgggctcatgtagtgtgatttcatctttgcctatgttgatcgtatgaaagcgtctttcatcggaaaggtattgaagttggaagttatctttcatatatggccaatggaagtgttctatcccacgcaaaggtggtaaacctttaggggcctcactaaaaacatcctcataatcctgctaaaaacattgaaacacactaggcaaaatTTCATTAATgctagataaagataaataattttgcctaaacctcacaaggatacaaggctgttcatTGAATACGTCTCCctgcacatctttttttgttgcaaataaatttttcactttatttttaccacttgcggattcactcacctttgggccatttaaattttgactttttttactactagcctcttttctctctgtcttttttatttttcctttctccctcaccccctcacaaaatttcatcatttttaattgatctttatatacatcactggGATTTAAAGGACTAAGAGTGAATTTTCgtcctttaaacacaagagagtatctattaagcttgccttggtgtgtaacatcacgatcaaattgccaaggccgtccaaggagcaagtgtgccgcatgcattgggaccacatcacaccatacctcatcctcgtaattcccaagcttaaaagtgatcaaggactgttttgtaactttaacttctgagcattcattaagccactgaaggtgatacggcttagggtgctcgatacaaggtaactttaaggaatccaccaaatagctgctaactacattcgaacaactcccactatcaataataagtgaacataagttaccttttataaaacacctagaatggaaaatattggtcctttagttatcacaatcgtctcccatttggatgttaagggtgcggcagactaccatcttatttttttttctctttttttttaaatacctgTAAAATAAATTactcaacactcaaaagaaaaattagcaaacctcactgttagtcactcaaaaagaaaaatcaaattctcaatgaggtagaattcagtcttgtgggttctttagtagagtctatttcaaccaattagaaagtgtatgaaccgaaactaccgaagagtcctaatttgcactaagatgccaaaaactaacgagacaccaattaatttgtgttgcaccgaggaagaattgtgcacaccttaaaatcctactaacacaagaaacaagaaggtgttagatagtgtaaaggaagaataaaggaaaacaaatgaaaacctacagctaagaatcaataaaaattgttgaaatcgaaaaacccgaaaaactgcggagtaacttgacaactttgtttgaggtgttcccgatctcaaaaaatcacgaaattaaatctggaatgtccttaaatattgaatttttgatctagaaatttttggcaccaaactcaacccgctgtatcttttttaaaatttttattgcatttcatctttttcaatttttttgactttttcaactgaattttttgcgggaaatatttttatattcaataacagtgccacaaatatgtatgtaaaatttcagatcaatcagacaacgtttactcactcaaataattttttttttgaaaaatttttctgggtaaaactgttgtttgtagtttaaaaaatagagatcagtttagaaatcaaccaagaacacccaaaatgcccaaaatctgataccaaatgatagagggttgcgcgcagaccaaaatcgagttgtcaagtcacgggaaactcctacaaaagctctaaacaatcagatctgaaacgaaacagaaaaggATTAAAATTCCAGATCTAAAATAAAGTAATTCCCAAATCAATAAAGACTCAGCCAAAAAGTGAGAATGCTTATTAGTGATGAATCTTGATAACCAAGAATGTGAAATTGGACTTCAAGAAAGTTTTTCAATCAATCGAATCTGATAAGCAACACAAAACAACGAGATTAAATTTAacagattataaaaataaaaacttgaacAAAATTAGGGATTTGGGCGACAAGAAGGGGGAAATTGATGGACAAGATTCATAATCGGTAATCAAGAAGTTCTATGATCCCTTCCAACCAAATCCGAAAAGAAATTAAGAATCCAATAAGCAAATCAATTGAAATTCCAGCAACCGATTGAACCAGAATGAGAAGGAGAAATTCGGCGAGATCAATTGGGGAAAAGATGATTTGGCTCGAACTTGGCTGCCAAAGAGAGGGCTGATCGATTTTCTTTAGTAATTAAAGAGGGCTGAAACAAATAAGAAGATCAAAACAAGTTAGATAAAGGGATCGACACTAGCAGAATTTAAAGGaaaaattgacagcaagaaattaaaagataagtcctaagaagccttgaaatctcgaaagatctcacaactcccttcaaacggctctaatctcccctccaatgaagatcaatggcaagaagaaggctgaagatggctcccacaatcagaaagattgttaaaactacttctaaagaaaactcaagagaaaattcttgaagaactcaaagagaattttcactcaaagcaaatctaaaatttttaatgtaattgtaatgtgtaaTGTctataagggtggctggccaagccatacatatcggccttctaactattttcctagtcctaataggaaaactaaaaaaaaaatctaattcttttttattttcaagggaatttcgtccaaggcctttaatgggcctctttgggctgaatttttacatagaaatttatttataaagtctaaaaattaaaactaagtgtttaaagaattaaaattttacaaattgggccactttgacaatttggcctaattttcaactaagtctgatttaaatttcaggattgggcttggaacatcttattgggccgtgtcttcaagaacttgggcttgtaatccgttctctcccaaaattggcttgttaatgctcgtaactgagatccaatgcgtcttagttgcaagattcggtttcttggaccaagatttccaagatttgaaatcttgattttcttgattcttgaaatcgctcaaaacatcaaaattggaccaagattcgatttcttgattttcttgaaaacaagaaagtgaatcttgattttctttttccttcgtatacgtatctaaggcctttgtgactcatatCATTTGTTCTGTTAATTGTTGTAACTTCTCGTAACCTTAATTTAGTGACGAAgatgagtaaggggtgttacaagtgaatttaaaaaaaatagaattgagGGGTTTTAAATGGTCTTTTTTTACCATTGGGGGCGGGAAGTTGCTGTTGGAATTCGACTGCTGTGGGGTAGCCATTAGGGAAAACGCGCTGAGTTGGAAGCGTTTTGCTGATAGAGTAAGAAAGCGTGTCTAGTTAGAAACGTTTTCCTGCAACGTTCGCTAAAAATGCGTTTAGCTCAGCGTATTTTCTTGCAAAGTACACTGCAATCATGTCCAGCTcaacatgttttaaaaaaaatcggccTAATCTCATAAATATTTAGAAAAAGGCCTAATccgataaatattaaaaaataacattttctgTTAATTCACTCTTATTGCCGTGcatataactttttttaatatttttaattaataatatatataaatattattttttatctaaatttacaTTACTTGCAATACAGGCTTTCATGTACttaaaaaacaacaaaatcacttaaaaattaaaaatttataacattgaAAATATTTGTTCCTTTTCTAATTATAAACTTCAAAAtcattgtttttaaatttaaaaattattttaatcatcaaacattaaaaaatttgtaaaaaaagtttaataaatatatttaacataagaAAACTATTTTATGTcgataaaaacttttaaaaaattcatccacttcaaaaaatatttatgtctacaaatatattatcaataaaaaatttaaataataaataaaattgctaaaaatATTGTTAGGCGTTAGATAGCGAGCTGGTGCCAGAAGCTTCCATTCTttattaccattttgcccttttaaGGTTGCGGTTCTTACATCATGTTCAGAACTACTATTTGAATCCCCAAAATGCCCTCACCTTCcatctttatttcattattcccaACTACCTTGCTTGCAACTCCTGCTTGAGTTTGCAGATGCCCGGTTGCGTTGGAAAAAAACAACTGTAAGATTTCatctttttgagaaaaaaatatggGATCCTGAACTTCAAGTGTTTTTCATTTCGATTGCATGGTTTATATACTGATGCTTCTAATTTGGGTTACTTAGCTTTACTTTGTCGTTCATTTCTGAATTCTGATTAGAAGTTGGCTAGTTCTTTATGGTAATCAGTGTACATTTCGGAAAAGATAGCTGAGATGTTGGGTAATTTTGAGGTTGAACAGTGTTCATTTAGCAAGTTGAGACAATTTCATGAAAGGGTTTTGAGTTTTAGTGACAGATTTGTAAAGATTCACTGTAAGCATTGTGTTTCTGAATCAATCAGTGCACTTATTGTTATTGGTTTATTTTTATCGTTCCTTTTAGCAATGGTATGCACATATTTTCATGTCTTTCCAATATATCAGCCAGCGGTTCGTACTTATACAGTTCATGAGTCTGATGATTTAGTTGCCAAATGCAATGTTTTTTATGGCAAATGGATCCCTGATGAAAGTTACCCTTTATATAATGCTTCACAATGTCCTTTTGCTGAGCGTGGGTTTGATTGTGTGGTTAATGGAAGAAGAGATAGGGGTTATCAAAAGTGGAGATGGCAGCCTAAAAACTGTGAAATTCCAAGGTTTAATGTGCAAGAGATTCTTGGAAAGCTTCATGGGAAACGGATTGTTTTTGTTGGCGATTCATTGAGCAGAACACAATGGGAGTCTATGATATGTTTGCTTATGCAAGGTGTGCAGGATAAGAGGAATGTCTATGAAATTAATGGAAATAAGATCACTAAACGGATTAGGTTTTTAGGAGTGTATTTCAGTTCATATAATTTACGTATTGACTTTTATCGGTCAGTTTTCCTAGTGCAGCCTGGTTCAGCACCAAGGCATGCACCTAAGAGGGTTAAATCAACAGTCAAACTTGACAAGCTGGATGATATGAGCAAGGAGTGGGTTGACTCTGATTTCTTGATATTTAATTCAGGTCATTGGTGGACGCCAACTAAGCTTTTTGATATGTAAGTTATCTAGATATCTTTAACTGCATATATTGGTGTTCTTTGGTGGATGCAACAGAATTTTTCCGGTTCAAATTTTGGTTTCAATTTTTAGTTCATTTAGTTTCATGAACGTTTACTTGCATCAATTTATGTTCCAAGCTGAGTCATTAAAACTTGATATGTCTTAATTTCTGAGTCATTGTTTTTGAGGTGGCAATGCATCAAAGATTGCTAATGCACAGGCATGGTAAATTTGCAATAATGTGATTTGTGTTGATATATAtcttttcatctatttctatGTTTACCAACCTATATGATGTGTTCTGCTTGTTTGAATTTACACCTATAGTGCAGTTTATGCCTCATTTTCTCCTTGCTGTTCTAATATAGTGACAAAGTATCGAACTGCTCGCACTGTtgcttttaggactaaattacaaatctaTATGCATGTTTCATTTTTTTGTAGAAATCTCCTAACAGAATTTACCAGACAGGGGTTGCTATTTTCAGGCAGGTAGATCACTAAAGCTTGGAATGGGGATCGCATCTGCCTTTAGAACTGCATTGGAGACATGGGTATCTTGGGTTGAGTCTTCAGTCAACAGAAACAGAACTAGGGTGTTCTTCCGGACTTTTGAATCTTCGCATTGGATGTAAGCCATTCTACTCTCTAccaggttttttctttttttctttttttctttttgctttagaAAATAAGGCATCTACAAAGCAAGTATTCCAccttagctgaaaaagataataatTATTTGGGTGCTAAGTTGGGATCAGCATAAACACATAAAACTTTGTGTGTTTAAAAGTTGTTACTATAAACATTATTTTAAACAATAAGAATAATATAGCATTCTCAATTCTACCGATGAGATTAGTTCTTCTACATAAGAACCTCCAGGTTTGGAAAGGCTTTGGCTTCAATGTGTCAACATATGGCTTTGCATTTTTGTCATGGTAAATTAAGAAGGGTAAATTGAATGGAAATTTTGCAAGATTTTtaggtgaaaaagaaaaaactgaATGATATGGCAAATTCTTTTGCCTGTTGAAATTCTAATATAAACACTATTTTTCACATGatacttgtttatttatttaataactaagCACTTCAGTTATGTCATATTGCTatgatttaatgttttttttttgtttttgaaatactCATATCCGATACAAATTATAAGCATGAAGACAttgagaaaaatcaaaagaagtGAACATACTCGTACTCATATCGAACCAAAGCATAAAACCCCCTTCTAAAAAGTATAAGAAGAAGATATACCATTGAAAAGGGCAATTAAAATTGATCTAAAATCATTACTTATAACAATGTCTCCAATTAAGACGTTAAAGAAGTATGgaatttcacatactatatatatatattatattatattacaataaCTTCAGCTTTTAGTTGacgtggtcaatttaatttttaaaataatttaaaagcttGGACTTTAGTAGTAgcatatgtatttaaaataagattaaaatatgcTTCAAATTTCTGGACTATTGTATATTAGGAATTTACTCTATTTATATGTTAAGGATTaagtttctaaaaattaaaacaaaataaaaaagctttttaaaaatatttaaaacatttatta
The genomic region above belongs to Gossypium hirsutum isolate 1008001.06 chromosome D05, Gossypium_hirsutum_v2.1, whole genome shotgun sequence and contains:
- the LOC107904045 gene encoding protein trichome berefringence-like 7, with protein sequence MLGNFEVEQCSFSKLRQFHERVLSFSDRFVKIHCKHCVSESISALIVIGLFLSFLLAMVCTYFHVFPIYQPAVRTYTVHESDDLVAKCNVFYGKWIPDESYPLYNASQCPFAERGFDCVVNGRRDRGYQKWRWQPKNCEIPRFNVQEILGKLHGKRIVFVGDSLSRTQWESMICLLMQGVQDKRNVYEINGNKITKRIRFLGVYFSSYNLRIDFYRSVFLVQPGSAPRHAPKRVKSTVKLDKLDDMSKEWVDSDFLIFNSGHWWTPTKLFDMGCYFQAGRSLKLGMGIASAFRTALETWVSWVESSVNRNRTRVFFRTFESSHWIGRNRNSCKVTRRPWLKTKGRDHSRISDIIIDVVKKMTTPVTVLHVTPMGAFRSDAHVGTWSDKQSVADCSHWCLPGVPDTWNEILLSMMLSKDGVTV